From the genome of Hymenobacter sp. PAMC 26628, one region includes:
- a CDS encoding acetyl-CoA carboxylase biotin carboxyl carrier protein subunit translates to MLQISTGPDRFWEVDYRATDDLHLNGQAFGWDVTAGAPGHFQILHSGRSYNAEVVSADYAAKQFVVKINGQRIELRAKDRFDQLLERLGLSNAAAVQVNELKAPMPGLIVDVRVQPGQVVQKGDPLLVLEAMKMENILKAPADGTVSAIKVGLRDNVQKGQLLVQFS, encoded by the coding sequence ATGCTCCAAATCAGCACCGGCCCCGACCGTTTTTGGGAGGTTGACTACCGCGCCACCGACGATCTGCATCTCAATGGCCAAGCTTTTGGCTGGGACGTAACCGCCGGGGCCCCCGGTCATTTTCAAATTTTACACAGTGGCCGTTCGTACAACGCGGAAGTGGTGAGCGCCGACTACGCTGCCAAGCAATTCGTAGTGAAAATCAATGGCCAACGCATCGAACTGCGCGCCAAAGACCGGTTCGACCAGCTACTGGAGCGTTTGGGCCTGAGCAACGCTGCCGCTGTGCAAGTCAACGAGTTGAAAGCCCCCATGCCGGGGCTTATTGTGGATGTGCGGGTGCAACCCGGCCAAGTTGTGCAGAAAGGCGATCCGCTGCTGGTGCTGGAGGCCATGAAGATGGAAAATATCCTCAAGGCCCCAGCCGACGGCACCGTGAGCGCCATAAAGGTGGGCCTGCGCGACAACGTGCAGAAAGGGCAGCTACTGGTGCAGTTCAGCTAG
- the pyrH gene encoding UMP kinase, giving the protein MNYHRILLKLSGEALMGQQQYGIDAERLMQYASEIKAVAATGVQVAVVIGGGNIYRGVQAEAFGLDRVQGDYMGMLATVINSMALQSALEKLDVSTRLLSGLTIQQVCEPYIRRRAVRHLEKGRVVIFGAGIGSPYFTTDSAASLRAIEIEADVVLKGTRVDGIYSADPEKNPDAVRFPSITFDEVIAKNLNVMDMTAFTLCKENNLPIIVFDMNTPGNLARLLNGEPMGTLVSMDGTATARHGKAPALDAKHSALQPAVGPQPEHA; this is encoded by the coding sequence TTGAACTACCACCGTATTCTTCTCAAACTCAGCGGCGAAGCCCTGATGGGCCAGCAGCAGTACGGCATCGACGCTGAGCGGCTGATGCAGTACGCCTCCGAAATTAAAGCCGTGGCCGCCACCGGCGTGCAAGTAGCCGTGGTGATTGGCGGCGGCAACATTTACCGGGGCGTGCAGGCCGAAGCGTTTGGCCTCGACCGCGTGCAAGGTGATTACATGGGAATGCTGGCCACGGTCATCAACTCCATGGCTTTACAGAGTGCCCTTGAAAAGCTCGATGTGAGCACTCGGCTGCTTTCGGGCCTCACCATCCAGCAGGTGTGCGAACCCTACATCCGCCGCCGGGCGGTGCGCCATTTGGAAAAAGGCCGCGTGGTGATTTTTGGAGCCGGCATTGGCTCGCCGTACTTCACCACCGACTCAGCCGCTTCGCTACGGGCCATCGAGATTGAGGCCGACGTGGTGCTGAAGGGCACGCGCGTGGACGGCATCTACTCGGCCGACCCGGAGAAGAACCCCGACGCCGTGCGTTTCCCATCCATCACCTTCGACGAAGTAATTGCCAAGAATTTGAACGTGATGGACATGACGGCCTTCACGCTGTGCAAGGAAAATAATTTGCCCATCATCGTTTTCGACATGAACACCCCTGGCAACTTGGCGCGCCTGCTGAACGGAGAGCCCATGGGCACCCTCGTGAGCATGGACGGCACCGCCACGGCCCGCCACGGCAAGGCGCCGGCGCTCGACGCCAAGCACAGCGCCTTGCAGCCCGCTGTGGGGCCCCAGCCAGAACATGCCTAA
- the frr gene encoding ribosome recycling factor, giving the protein MDEEIQFYLDDAVESMGKALAHVGVEMGRIRAGKASPAMLEGLKVDYYGIPTPIGQVANISAPDARSLLIKPWEKNMVSEVAKAIKASDLGLNPVSDADGVRLNIPAMTEERRRDLVKQAKNESEAGKIRMRGIRKDVNEALRKLLKDGASEDAIKSAEEKVQKATDSYIMEVEKSLSKKESEIMTI; this is encoded by the coding sequence ATGGACGAAGAAATTCAGTTCTACCTCGACGATGCGGTAGAGTCGATGGGCAAAGCCCTGGCCCACGTGGGCGTCGAAATGGGCCGCATCCGGGCTGGCAAAGCCTCACCGGCCATGCTCGAAGGCCTCAAGGTAGATTATTACGGCATTCCCACGCCTATTGGTCAGGTGGCCAATATCTCGGCTCCCGACGCTCGCTCGCTCCTCATCAAACCTTGGGAGAAAAACATGGTGAGCGAGGTGGCCAAGGCCATTAAAGCCAGCGACCTGGGGCTGAACCCTGTGTCGGACGCCGATGGGGTGCGGCTAAACATTCCGGCCATGACGGAAGAGCGCCGCCGCGATTTGGTAAAGCAAGCCAAGAACGAATCGGAAGCTGGTAAAATCAGAATGCGCGGCATCCGCAAGGATGTAAACGAAGCCCTGCGCAAGCTGCTGAAAGACGGCGCTTCGGAAGATGCAATTAAGAGTGCCGAAGAGAAAGTGCAAAAAGCTACCGACAGCTACATTATGGAAGTGGAGAAGTCGCTGAGCAAAAAGGAGTCGGAGATTATGACCATCTGA
- the nadD gene encoding nicotinate (nicotinamide) nucleotide adenylyltransferase yields MSRRVGLLFGSFNPVHTGHLILAEHFATRTDLAAVWLVVTPHNPFKAASGLLPEAERLYWAELAVADNPLLRVEAIEFELPRPSYTIATLDALRSRYPGTEFVLLMGADNLSGVSQWRDADRLLAETAIYVYPRPGAPMPPLAGFPRVRVLEAPLLDISGTYIRECLRAGLSIRYLVPPVVEQALVTIDFQDETMN; encoded by the coding sequence ATGAGCCGCCGTGTGGGCTTGCTCTTTGGCTCGTTCAACCCGGTGCACACCGGCCACCTCATTTTGGCCGAGCATTTTGCTACCCGCACCGACTTGGCTGCGGTTTGGTTAGTTGTCACCCCCCACAATCCTTTCAAAGCTGCCAGCGGCTTGCTGCCTGAAGCCGAGCGCCTATACTGGGCCGAGCTAGCGGTGGCGGATAACCCATTGTTGCGGGTCGAGGCCATTGAGTTTGAACTACCGCGCCCCAGCTACACCATTGCAACGCTCGATGCCCTACGTTCGCGCTACCCCGGTACCGAATTCGTGCTTTTGATGGGGGCAGACAACCTATCGGGCGTGTCACAATGGCGCGATGCTGACCGTCTACTAGCCGAAACGGCTATTTACGTATACCCTCGTCCTGGGGCCCCAATGCCACCTTTGGCCGGCTTCCCACGGGTGCGAGTGCTGGAAGCGCCACTGCTGGACATTTCGGGGACTTACATTCGGGAATGCCTGCGGGCAGGTTTAAGCATCCGTTACTTGGTGCCGCCCGTGGTAGAACAGGCCCTTGTAACCATTGATTTTCAAGATGAAACGATGAATTAA
- the gmk gene encoding guanylate kinase produces MQGKIIVFSAPSGAGKTTIVHRLMQRVPGLSFSISACTRDRRGRSEVNGKDYHFITPQDFQEKIRHDEFVEWEEVYEGAFYGTLKSEIERIWANGQHAILDVDVKGGLSIKEFYKDRALAVFVRPPSIEALGERLQARATDSQSSISSRLYKAAFELAFEDRFDVTVVNDNLDEASAEAEKLVRDFIQAETLAV; encoded by the coding sequence ATGCAAGGCAAAATTATTGTGTTTTCAGCACCTTCCGGGGCAGGCAAAACCACCATTGTGCACCGGCTCATGCAGCGGGTGCCGGGGCTTAGTTTTTCCATTTCGGCTTGTACCCGCGACCGGCGCGGCCGGTCTGAAGTCAACGGCAAGGACTACCACTTTATTACGCCCCAGGATTTTCAAGAGAAAATCCGTCACGATGAATTCGTGGAGTGGGAAGAAGTATACGAAGGTGCTTTCTACGGTACACTTAAGTCTGAGATTGAGCGCATCTGGGCCAATGGCCAGCACGCCATTCTCGACGTTGACGTGAAGGGTGGCCTCAGCATCAAGGAGTTCTACAAGGATAGGGCCCTGGCCGTGTTTGTGCGGCCGCCGTCCATCGAAGCGCTGGGCGAGCGGCTGCAAGCCCGTGCTACCGATTCACAGTCCAGCATTTCATCGCGCCTTTACAAGGCCGCGTTTGAATTGGCCTTCGAAGATCGTTTCGACGTGACAGTGGTTAACGACAACTTGGATGAGGCTTCGGCTGAGGCCGAAAAACTCGTGCGTGACTTCATACAGGCTGAAACGCTAGCTGTATGA
- a CDS encoding sigma-70 family RNA polymerase sigma factor, which produces MSDSPERVKLSKEEKDRRFQAELMPIIDPLYNFAYRLTLDEDDANDLVQETYLKAYRFFEYFEPGTNAKAWLFRILKNSFINDFRKKSKQPAKVDYSEIEGYYNPDDVEAEGEVGASSSDLRQQSARDLIGDEVAGALNSLPVDFRTVIILCDLEGFTYEEMAKVLDIPIGTVRSRLHRARNFLKDKLERYAQSMGYGHDELHAAAELPDDEND; this is translated from the coding sequence ATGAGCGATTCTCCCGAACGGGTCAAACTGAGCAAAGAAGAAAAAGACCGGCGCTTTCAAGCCGAGTTGATGCCCATCATCGATCCGCTCTACAATTTTGCCTACCGCCTGACGCTGGACGAAGACGACGCCAACGACCTCGTGCAGGAGACCTACCTCAAAGCCTACCGGTTTTTTGAGTACTTCGAGCCCGGCACCAACGCCAAGGCTTGGCTGTTCCGCATCCTCAAAAATTCGTTTATCAACGATTTTCGGAAGAAGAGCAAGCAGCCCGCCAAGGTTGATTACAGCGAAATTGAGGGCTATTATAACCCCGACGATGTGGAGGCCGAAGGCGAAGTGGGCGCTTCGTCGTCCGACCTGCGCCAGCAATCAGCGCGCGATTTAATTGGTGACGAAGTAGCCGGGGCCCTCAATTCTTTGCCAGTCGATTTTCGCACAGTTATTATCCTCTGCGACTTGGAAGGATTTACCTACGAGGAAATGGCTAAAGTGCTTGATATTCCGATCGGTACGGTACGCTCGCGCTTGCACCGGGCTCGTAACTTCCTGAAGGATAAATTGGAGCGCTACGCCCAATCGATGGGCTACGGCCACGACGAATTGCACGCGGCGGCGGAACTTCCCGACGATGAGAATGATTAG
- a CDS encoding glycosyltransferase family 9 protein codes for MSPTFLVSRTDAIGDVVLTLPVAGRLKQLFPGCRVVFIGRAYTAPVAAACPWVDEVLDFDALQKLPVAAQVEALRAYGALAIVHVFPNRAVAILARRAGIPVRIGTRNRWWHWLSCNRLVALSRRHSPLHEAQLNLQLLKPLGGAETLPLPAVADLVRLRAPEPLGAPWQQLLAQRRPGQLNVVLHPRSRGSAREWGLDNFGHLAQRLHTAGHRVFVTGTAAEGAELAEWLTANAPYLAANLTGQLAMPQFLAFLAAADGIVAGSTGPLHLAAALGRHALGLYPPIRPMHPGRWGPLGPGAEYLVFNRPNCQDCRAQPTACTCIRALEAAAVAARVALWQPVFLSER; via the coding sequence ATGAGCCCTACCTTCCTCGTCTCCCGCACCGATGCCATCGGCGACGTAGTGCTGACCCTGCCCGTGGCGGGCCGCCTGAAGCAGCTATTTCCCGGGTGCCGGGTGGTATTCATCGGCCGCGCCTACACCGCACCGGTGGCCGCCGCCTGCCCGTGGGTGGATGAAGTACTGGACTTCGACGCGCTGCAAAAGCTGCCCGTGGCCGCGCAAGTGGAGGCCCTGCGGGCATACGGGGCCCTGGCCATCGTCCATGTGTTCCCCAATCGGGCCGTGGCCATCCTGGCCCGGCGGGCGGGTATTCCGGTGCGCATCGGCACCCGCAACCGTTGGTGGCACTGGCTGAGCTGCAACCGCTTGGTGGCCCTCAGCCGCCGCCATTCGCCCCTGCACGAAGCCCAGCTCAACCTGCAACTCCTCAAGCCCTTGGGTGGCGCCGAAACCCTGCCCCTGCCTGCCGTGGCCGACCTGGTACGCCTGCGGGCCCCTGAGCCGCTGGGGGCCCCGTGGCAGCAATTGCTGGCCCAGCGCCGCCCTGGCCAACTCAACGTGGTGCTGCACCCCCGCAGCCGGGGCAGCGCCCGCGAGTGGGGCCTGGACAATTTTGGCCACTTGGCGCAGCGCCTGCACACCGCCGGCCACCGCGTATTCGTCACTGGCACGGCTGCCGAGGGTGCCGAGCTAGCCGAGTGGCTAACTGCCAACGCGCCTTACCTAGCTGCCAACCTTACCGGCCAACTGGCCATGCCGCAGTTTCTGGCTTTCCTGGCCGCCGCCGATGGCATAGTGGCGGGCAGTACGGGACCCCTGCACCTGGCCGCCGCGCTAGGCCGCCACGCCTTGGGGCTGTACCCGCCTATCCGGCCCATGCACCCCGGCCGCTGGGGCCCCCTGGGACCCGGGGCCGAGTATTTGGTCTTCAATCGGCCCAATTGCCAGGACTGCCGCGCCCAGCCCACGGCCTGCACTTGCATCCGGGCCCTAGAGGCCGCCGCCGTGGCAGCGCGCGTGGCGCTGTGGCAGCCCGTGTTTCTGAGTGAAAGATGA
- a CDS encoding glycosyltransferase family 2 protein, which yields MVSLSVVVITFNEAANIGRCLDALGDVADEVLVVDSFSTDNTVEICQTHGARVVQNAFAGYVEQKNFATAQARFDHVLQLDADEVLTEELRQSIRQAKADWQHAAYALARLTNYCGHWVRHGGWYPDRKLRLYDRRLGRWEGLLLHEHYEVGPGHTTGALAGDALHYSYHSIAQHVSQLNKFTSITAQELALKGRTRVTLFHLLLKPLWKFVHGYFLRLGFLDGFAGLCIAGISAWGVFLKFAKLKTRTERAVA from the coding sequence GTGGTTTCGCTTTCCGTCGTCGTCATCACTTTCAACGAAGCCGCCAACATTGGCCGGTGCCTAGACGCGCTGGGCGACGTGGCCGACGAAGTACTAGTGGTGGATTCTTTTTCGACGGACAACACGGTGGAAATCTGCCAAACTCACGGGGCCCGGGTGGTACAAAATGCCTTCGCCGGCTACGTCGAACAGAAGAACTTCGCCACCGCCCAGGCCCGCTTCGACCACGTTCTCCAGCTCGACGCCGACGAGGTGCTGACCGAGGAGCTGCGCCAGAGCATTCGCCAAGCGAAGGCCGATTGGCAGCACGCCGCCTATGCCCTGGCCCGCCTCACCAACTACTGCGGCCACTGGGTGCGCCACGGCGGCTGGTACCCCGACCGCAAGCTGCGCCTCTACGACCGGCGCCTCGGCCGCTGGGAGGGCCTGCTGCTGCACGAGCACTACGAGGTGGGCCCCGGCCACACCACCGGGGCCCTGGCCGGCGACGCGCTGCACTACTCGTACCACTCCATTGCGCAGCACGTCAGTCAGTTGAATAAATTCACTAGCATTACGGCCCAGGAACTGGCCCTGAAAGGCCGCACCCGCGTTACGTTGTTCCACTTGCTGCTCAAGCCGCTCTGGAAGTTCGTACACGGCTATTTCCTGCGGCTGGGCTTCCTGGACGGGTTTGCTGGGCTGTGCATTGCCGGCATCTCGGCCTGGGGCGTGTTCCTGAAATTTGCGAAGCTGAAAACCCGCACCGAACGCGCCGTAGCATGA
- the pnuC gene encoding nicotinamide riboside transporter PnuC has protein sequence MPDFLRVETIFFTMLGYPMSYLEFFGVLTGAVAVWLSARANVWSWPLSLVGIVLSFFLFFQVQLYPDTFLQVFFFVTSLIGWWQWTHPAPREADQKEELRITYTPRPVLLLGSAGALAATALLGALAQRLHQWLPLVFSKPSAFPYLDSFTTVLSIAATFLLMRKKVESWYVWLLADVVLTYVYFLKGIKFVGIEYVVFCAVAAYGAYHWTREFRGYANQLPAA, from the coding sequence ATGCCTGATTTTTTGCGCGTCGAAACCATTTTTTTTACCATGCTCGGCTACCCCATGAGCTACCTCGAATTCTTCGGGGTGCTGACGGGTGCCGTAGCCGTGTGGCTCTCGGCCCGAGCCAACGTGTGGAGCTGGCCGCTGAGCTTGGTGGGCATTGTGCTCTCGTTCTTCCTGTTCTTCCAAGTGCAGCTCTACCCCGATACGTTCTTACAAGTGTTCTTCTTCGTGACCAGCCTCATCGGCTGGTGGCAGTGGACGCACCCGGCCCCCCGCGAGGCCGACCAGAAGGAGGAGCTGCGCATCACCTACACCCCGCGGCCTGTGCTGCTGCTGGGCAGCGCCGGGGCCCTGGCGGCCACCGCACTACTGGGGGCCCTGGCCCAACGCCTGCACCAATGGCTACCGCTGGTGTTCAGCAAACCCAGCGCTTTTCCGTATCTCGACTCGTTCACCACGGTGCTCAGCATCGCCGCCACCTTCCTGCTGATGCGCAAGAAGGTGGAGAGCTGGTACGTGTGGCTCCTCGCCGACGTGGTGCTGACCTACGTGTACTTTCTGAAGGGCATCAAGTTCGTGGGCATCGAATACGTGGTATTCTGCGCCGTGGCGGCCTACGGTGCCTACCACTGGACGCGCGAGTTCCGCGGCTACGCCAACCAGTTGCCCGCCGCCTAG
- a CDS encoding SDR family oxidoreductase produces the protein MADLKDQIILITGATSGIGKVTAEALARQGAHVILLGRNRLKTERTRQEIIDATGNQRVDMALADLSSLQEVRDVAAEINGQYPRLDVLVNNAGLMLGAQREVSADGYELTLATNHLGPFLLTSLLLDLLRKSPAARVVNVASMAYRFSKPTLDDFQSERSYSAMWEYGTTKLWNIMFTQELARRLRAHSIANVTTNSLHPGAVATGYGQQSGGWLSAMLALGRPFMLSPEKGAETSIFLASDPSVAAVSGGYYSKKKPEPVKSSFNTLANSQRLWKMSEELTGTEFLD, from the coding sequence ATGGCTGACTTAAAAGACCAAATCATTCTCATCACCGGCGCCACCTCGGGCATCGGCAAGGTTACGGCCGAGGCGCTGGCCCGGCAGGGGGCCCACGTTATTCTGCTAGGCCGCAACCGCCTGAAAACCGAGCGCACCCGCCAGGAAATCATCGACGCCACCGGCAATCAGCGCGTGGACATGGCCCTGGCCGACCTCTCGTCGCTGCAAGAGGTGCGCGATGTGGCGGCCGAAATCAACGGCCAGTACCCACGCCTCGACGTACTGGTGAACAACGCCGGCCTCATGCTGGGAGCCCAGCGCGAAGTATCGGCCGACGGCTACGAGCTGACGCTGGCCACCAACCACCTGGGGCCCTTCCTGCTCACAAGCCTGCTGCTCGATTTGCTGCGCAAAAGTCCGGCCGCCCGCGTCGTGAACGTAGCGTCGATGGCCTACCGCTTCTCCAAGCCCACGCTCGACGATTTCCAGTCGGAGCGCAGCTACAGCGCCATGTGGGAATACGGCACTACCAAGCTCTGGAACATCATGTTCACTCAGGAGCTGGCCCGGCGGCTGCGCGCCCACAGCATCGCCAACGTGACGACCAATTCGCTGCACCCCGGCGCCGTGGCCACCGGCTACGGCCAGCAGTCGGGCGGCTGGCTGTCGGCCATGCTGGCGCTGGGCCGGCCCTTCATGCTTTCGCCCGAGAAGGGGGCCGAAACCAGCATTTTCCTGGCCTCCGACCCCAGCGTGGCCGCAGTCAGCGGCGGGTACTATAGTAAGAAGAAGCCCGAACCCGTGAAAAGCAGCTTCAACACGCTGGCCAACAGCCAACGCCTTTGGAAAATGAGCGAGGAACTAACGGGTACGGAGTTTCTGGATTAG
- the ahcY gene encoding adenosylhomocysteinase translates to MVETKTNTYVPYKVKDMSLAEWGRKEIRLAEAEMPGLMALREEFGAQQPFKGARIAGCLHMTIQTAVLIETLKALGAEVTWSSCNIFSTQDHAAAAIAAAGIPVYAWKEMTEEQFDWCIEQTLFFGEERQPLNMILDDGGDLTNMVLNKYPELAAGIRGVSEETTTGVLRLYERVKNGTLAFPAINVNDSVTKSKFDNKYGCKESAVDAIRRATDVMMAGKVAVVAGYGDVGKGTAASLSGAGARVIVTEIDPICALQAAMDGYAVKKLANAVKEADIVVTATGNCDILTEEHFRSLKDKAIVCNIGHFDDEIDMAWLNGNYGHTKDTVKPQVDIYNIDGKEVIILAEGRLVNLGCATGHPSFVMSASFTNQVLAQIELWERNDQYTNQVYTLPKHLDEKVARLHLAKIGVELDELTTHQADYIKVTVEGPFKSDLYRY, encoded by the coding sequence ATGGTGGAAACCAAAACGAACACCTACGTTCCCTACAAGGTAAAAGACATGTCGTTGGCCGAGTGGGGCCGCAAAGAGATTCGCCTCGCCGAAGCCGAGATGCCCGGCTTAATGGCCCTGCGCGAGGAGTTCGGCGCGCAGCAGCCTTTTAAAGGTGCCCGCATTGCCGGCTGCCTGCACATGACTATCCAAACCGCCGTACTCATCGAAACCCTGAAAGCGCTGGGCGCCGAGGTGACGTGGTCGTCGTGCAACATCTTCTCGACCCAGGACCACGCCGCCGCGGCCATTGCCGCCGCCGGCATCCCGGTGTACGCCTGGAAAGAAATGACCGAGGAGCAATTCGATTGGTGCATCGAGCAGACGCTGTTCTTTGGCGAAGAGCGCCAGCCGCTGAACATGATTCTCGACGACGGCGGTGACCTCACCAACATGGTGCTAAATAAGTATCCTGAGCTAGCCGCTGGCATCCGGGGGGTGTCGGAGGAAACGACCACCGGCGTGCTTCGCCTCTACGAGCGCGTGAAAAATGGCACGCTGGCCTTCCCCGCCATCAATGTGAACGACTCGGTAACGAAGTCGAAGTTTGACAATAAGTACGGCTGCAAAGAGTCGGCCGTGGACGCCATTCGCCGGGCTACCGACGTGATGATGGCCGGCAAAGTGGCCGTAGTGGCTGGCTACGGCGACGTGGGAAAAGGCACCGCCGCTTCGCTGAGCGGCGCCGGGGCCCGCGTCATCGTAACGGAAATTGACCCGATTTGCGCCCTGCAAGCGGCTATGGACGGCTACGCCGTGAAGAAGCTAGCTAACGCCGTGAAGGAAGCCGACATCGTGGTGACGGCCACCGGCAACTGCGACATCCTCACCGAGGAGCACTTCCGCAGCTTAAAGGACAAGGCCATTGTGTGCAACATCGGCCACTTCGACGACGAGATTGACATGGCGTGGCTGAATGGCAACTACGGCCACACCAAGGACACGGTGAAACCGCAGGTGGACATCTACAACATCGACGGCAAAGAGGTCATCATCCTCGCCGAAGGCCGCCTCGTGAACCTGGGCTGCGCCACCGGCCACCCCTCGTTCGTAATGTCGGCTTCGTTTACCAACCAGGTGCTGGCCCAGATAGAGCTATGGGAGCGCAACGACCAGTACACCAACCAGGTGTACACGTTGCCCAAGCACCTCGACGAGAAAGTGGCTCGCCTGCACCTCGCCAAAATCGGCGTGGAGTTGGACGAGTTGACGACCCACCAGGCCGACTACATCAAGGTGACGGTGGAGGGCCCGTTCAAATCAGACCTGTACCGCTACTAG
- a CDS encoding class I SAM-dependent methyltransferase, protein MEFPLPEAARRYVAAHLHDDPAHLALQARRHPGLPVPELVRQIQARQKAQGKLPTWAANPDLAFPPALSVEQASSERTATFKAGLVDGQRLADLTGGFGADAAHFAARVAQVDYVERSPQLAAVARYNFRLLGIENLAVHNADALAFLKETPHHYDWIYLDPARRDTASRKIFRLADCEPDVLHLLPLLLHKADRVLLKTSPMLDIEQAVQELKHVRRLWVLALDNEVKEVLYELGPEAAVDPERFALNLRRDGTRQEFRFNRAREARAVPRYAEAQQFLYEPNAAVLKAGAFRSIGTAFELLKLHQHSHLYTSATLRADFPGRIFRVLAVEKADGAALKAHLGPEARAHVTTRNFPDSVADFRLRTGIREGGDTYLFATTDLRGRPIVLVCEKAILPSFTEATPAGPAPSGGVA, encoded by the coding sequence ATGGAATTTCCTTTGCCCGAGGCGGCCCGTCGCTACGTGGCCGCGCATTTGCACGACGACCCTGCTCACTTGGCCCTGCAAGCCCGCCGCCACCCCGGCCTGCCCGTTCCCGAATTGGTGCGCCAAATCCAGGCCCGCCAGAAGGCCCAGGGCAAGCTCCCCACCTGGGCCGCCAACCCCGACCTGGCCTTTCCGCCCGCCCTGTCGGTTGAGCAAGCCTCGTCGGAACGCACGGCAACCTTTAAAGCCGGGCTGGTAGACGGCCAGCGGCTGGCCGACCTCACCGGCGGTTTTGGGGCCGACGCGGCACACTTTGCCGCCCGCGTGGCTCAGGTCGATTACGTGGAGCGCAGCCCGCAGCTGGCGGCCGTGGCACGCTATAATTTCCGACTGCTCGGCATTGAGAACTTGGCGGTGCATAACGCCGACGCCTTGGCTTTTCTTAAGGAAACGCCCCACCACTACGACTGGATTTACCTCGACCCAGCGCGGCGCGACACGGCCTCGCGCAAGATTTTCCGGCTGGCCGACTGCGAGCCCGACGTGCTGCATCTGCTGCCGCTATTGCTGCACAAGGCCGACCGCGTGCTACTGAAAACCTCGCCCATGCTCGACATCGAGCAGGCCGTGCAGGAACTGAAGCACGTGCGCCGCCTTTGGGTGTTGGCCCTGGACAACGAAGTAAAGGAAGTGCTGTACGAGTTGGGCCCCGAGGCCGCCGTGGATCCCGAGCGCTTCGCCCTGAACCTGCGGCGCGACGGCACCCGGCAGGAATTTCGCTTCAACCGGGCCCGCGAGGCCCGGGCCGTGCCGCGCTACGCCGAGGCCCAGCAGTTTCTCTACGAGCCCAACGCGGCAGTGCTCAAAGCTGGGGCCTTCCGCAGCATCGGCACCGCGTTCGAGCTTTTGAAACTGCACCAGCACAGCCACTTGTACACGTCGGCTACGTTGCGTGCCGACTTTCCGGGCCGCATTTTCCGGGTGCTGGCGGTGGAGAAGGCCGACGGCGCCGCCCTAAAGGCCCACTTAGGCCCTGAGGCCCGCGCCCATGTCACGACCCGTAATTTTCCTGACTCGGTGGCCGATTTCCGGTTGCGCACCGGCATCCGCGAGGGCGGCGACACGTATTTGTTTGCCACCACTGACTTGCGCGGCCGGCCCATTGTGCTGGTTTGCGAGAAAGCAATACTGCCCAGTTTCACCGAAGCTACCCCGGCGGGGCCCGCGCCTTCGGGCGGCGTGGCGTAG